A stretch of Gadus macrocephalus chromosome 17, ASM3116895v1 DNA encodes these proteins:
- the LOC132445593 gene encoding LOW QUALITY PROTEIN: astrocytic phosphoprotein PEA-15-like (The sequence of the model RefSeq protein was modified relative to this genomic sequence to represent the inferred CDS: deleted 1 base in 1 codon) — translation MAEYGSLLSDLSENITSEDLRQLKSACKEDIPEGESDHIACSRDWFTYLEERSKLAQDNLSYIEHIFEISRRPDLLTRVIEYRTTVLKISEDDEIDTKLTRIPSAKKYKDIIRQPSEDEIIKLAPPPKKA, via the exons aTGGCTGAGTACGGCTCCCTGCTCAGCGACCTGTCGGAGAACATCACCAGCGAGGACCTGCGGCAGCTCAAGTCCGCCTGCAAGGAGGACATCCCGGAGGGGGAGAGCGACCACATCGCCTGCTCCCGCGACTGGTTCACCTACCTGGAGGAGCGCAGCAAGCTGGCCCAGG ACAACCTGTCGTACATCGAGCACATCTTCGAGATCTCGCGGCGGCCCGACCTGCTGACC CGCGTCATCGAGTACCGCACCACCGTGCTCAAGATCTCCGAGGACGACGAGATCGACACCAAGCTCACGCGCATCCCCTCCGCCAAGAAGTACAAAG ACATCATCCGCCAGCCCTCTGAAGACGAGATCATCAAGTTGGCCCCCCCACCTAAAAAAGCATGA